A genomic segment from Macrobrachium rosenbergii isolate ZJJX-2024 chromosome 30, ASM4041242v1, whole genome shotgun sequence encodes:
- the LOC136854857 gene encoding piggyBac transposable element-derived protein 4-like → MNATKRRRISSGEINQILDEVSDTEDIFDDESSSSESSSDEDIEETNFSSDSGSADDFSLPSDWTPRGREKDPFTFVADPGMKFSVEDKENPLEYFEKYFDDEVIDYLIMKETNRYANQFLDENVEHLSPQSRVHRWFDTCAREMKVFIGLLILQGIDSKCDNSMYFSTRESVSSPFFRKVMSGRRFDLLHKFLHLVDNSTITEGPGRKLAKIKPFTDLILKKFMNNYIPRRNVSVDESLLGWKGNLSWVQYIPAKRKRAIVLYTDNFYKSPTLADALADEETDTVGTVRVTRKDVPAKIKETKLKKGEKVAEFRKKSMVLKWKDKKDVCVLSTMHDDSMVKVKSRRGKKMYKPKAVADYNANMGGVHLSDNLLVLFSTARNRLKKYYKKVFRHLLDMSVVNCYVTYRALGGRVVRREFILRISERLIMKYAEERSVPLRRPPRLAAKPSRLIGRHFPEYCPPTDKKKRPQRTCAQCRKNNIRKDSSYWCKDCEVGLCVAPCFRDWHTKE, encoded by the exons ATGAATGCCACAAAGAGGAGGCGTATttcttcaggtgagataaatcaaatcctagacgaggtgtctgatactgaagacatatttgatgatgagagctctagttctgaatcctccagcgatgaggatattgaagaaacaaacttttcttccgatAGCGGAAGTGCagatgacttctcattgccaagtgactggactccgagagggagagagaaagatccctttacttttgttgctgatcccggcatgaaattttcagttgaggataaagagaatccattagaatattttgagaaatactttGATGATGAAGTCATTGATTACCTAAtcatgaaagaaacaaacagatatgcaaatcagtttctggatgagaatgtagaacatttgtctccacaatcacgagtacatagatggtTTGACACTTGTGCAAGAGAAATGAAAGTCTTTATAGGGCTACTTATTTTACAAGGAATTGATTCTAAGTGTGACAATTCAATGTATTTCTCAACACGAGAGagtgtttcttctcctttttttcgaAAGGTAATGAGTGGCCGTAGATTTGACTTGTTGCATAAATTCTTACATTTGGTTGACAATAGTACTATAACAGAAGGACCAGGAAGAAAGTTAGCAAAAATAAAGCCGTTCACTGatcttattttgaagaaatttatgaaCAATTACATTCCACGTAGGAACGTTTCTGTTGATGAGTCTTTGTTAGGCTGGAAGGGAAATTTATCATGGGTTCAGTATATACCAGCTAAACGTAAAAG GGCTATTGTTTtatatacagataatttttataaaagtccAACATTGGCAGATGCACTTGCAGATGAAGAAACTGACACTGTCGGTACTGTAAGGGTCACTAGAAAGGACGtgccagcaaaaataaaagaaactaaactgaaaaaaggtgaaaaagtagCAGAATTCCGAAAAAAATCTATGGTactgaaatggaaagataaaaaggatgtatgtgtTCTGAGTACAATGCATGATGATTCTATGGTGAAGGTGAAAtctaggagaggaaaaaaaatgtataaaccaAAAGCAGTTGCAGATTATAATGCAAACATGGGCGGAGTTCATTTGTCTGACAACCTCTTGGTTCTTTTTTCGACCGCaagaaacagactgaagaaatattacaagaaagtatTTCGACATTTGTTAGACATGTCTGTTGTGAATTGCTATGTCACATATAGAGCCCTTGGTGGGAGGGTTGTAAGACGTGAATTTATTTTGAGGATTAGTGAAagactgattatgaaatatgcAGAAGAAAGATCTGTTCCCTTACGCAGGCCCCCACGACTTGCAGCAAAACCTTCACGGCTAATTGGCAGGCACTTTCCTGAGTATTGTCCACctacagataaaaagaagaggCCACAAAGGACTTGTGCTCAGTGTCGGAAGAACAACATAAGAAAGGATAGCTCATATTGGTGTAAGGATTGTGAAGTAGGATTGTGTGTAGCCCcttgctttagagattggcatacaaaagaatag